The nucleotide window ATTCTTTTCGGATAGAACGTGACGCTGACTACGAAAACCACGAGGGCATAGAACATGAACGGCCGGAGAGAATCTGGAAATGTAGCGGCAGATTTTACCAAGCTTGATTTGTGCTAGGTTCCGGCTGCTCGCGATAGCCTACACGTTAGTTGCGCATTACTGGCACCTCTGCGTATCAAGGTTGGACGTATTGTCAGGAACGAAGCGGGCAGAACGACGTTATGACTAATGTCCTGACCCTGGCAGAGCGTCGCGTTCCGGGGATCACCTGGAAGAGGTGGCTTCTGTTTTTTCGGCGTGCCGAGGAGACCGTCGCCTTGACTTCGTTATCGACGACAAGTCGCTGCGTACCTGGATTCAAGAATGGGAAGGCACAAATTGGCCCCGTGAGGAAGTTTCCCTCCTCACGCCCGCTCGGTCGGATCTTGCGGTCGAACAGATTGACCGGCTTCTCGGGCGTCTTCCGCACCAGTATTGGAACGGTGTGGCGGGCTGCTGTTCTGCTCTGGCTGCTGGCATGACGGCTCCCGTGGGGTCACCGCCGACGTTCGCCGCGCGGATGGAAACGTCCATTTTTTTGCGATGACGAAGAAAGTCCGGATGGCTTTCCTAGTGGTGGACTGGGACGTGAGCCGGGTGTCCACGTCCTGCTGGGTGCAGGTGCAGCGGTGCGGTTATGGGCCTGCCAGAGCCAGTCGAGAAACGTGATGGTTTCGGCGCAGAGCGCTCCGGTTCCGCGAGAGGGGACAGGTGTCAAAGTCCGGCCAGTTCGCATCCAATGCGATTCACCGGGTTCTAGTTGACATAAGATAGGTTATCGGCACAGTAAAGCGCCTAGTCAGAAGGGGTTTTTGTCTATTCTTCCTCGGTGATAGGTTTAGCCCATTCGAGAGCCGCGACGAGGTGTCCCTCGTTGGGAAGTGCCTTCTTCTCTGCTGCCGGTAGCTTGTCGTAGGTGTAGGCGGCGACGGCCATCGGTGACGTTGATCGGCCCAGGCTGTAGCGGACGCTGCGGTCGTTCTTGGTCCCGCAGATCAGGATTCCGACCGTTTCGTTGTGGTGCTCGCGTCGAAGCATGTCATCGACAAGGGCAACATAGAAGTTGAGTTTCCCTGCGTATTCAGGCTTGAATCTGCCCGTCTTCAGTTCGATGACCACGTACCGGAGTTGTTCGATGTGGAAGAACAACAGGTCCACGTAGTAGTCGTCACCATCGACGTCGAAGTGCACCTGGCGGCCGACGAACGAAAAGCCTGGGCCCAGCTCCCGGAGGGTTTCGGTGATGCGGCTCGTCAGGGCGTTTTCCAGGTCGCGTTCGGCGACCTCACCGGACAGGCCGAGGAACTCGAAGTTGTAGGGGTCCTTAGCCATCTGCTGGGCAAGTTCGGAGCCCGGAGCTGCGAGCTGGCGAGTGAAATTCGATGGCGCCGTACCGGTGCGTTCCATCGAACGGTTCATCATCATGTTCAGCAGGACGTTCCGGGACCAACCGTATTTAACGGCCGCGGCTGCATACCAGTCCCGCTCCTCACTGGTGG belongs to Arthrobacter tumbae and includes:
- a CDS encoding PDDEXK nuclease domain-containing protein gives rise to the protein MVSSEIDLPADYGDLLEALKARIAGARIQAQRTVNSLVIELYWSLGKDILARQTSQGWGTGVIRRLAADLAGSFPEMKGLSYRNLQYMTAMVRAWGAAANVPQLVAHLPWGHIRMILDKAATSEERDWYAAAAVKYGWSRNVLLNMMMNRSMERTGTAPSNFTRQLAAPGSELAQQMAKDPYNFEFLGLSGEVAERDLENALTSRITETLRELGPGFSFVGRQVHFDVDGDDYYVDLLFFHIEQLRYVVIELKTGRFKPEYAGKLNFYVALVDDMLRREHHNETVGILICGTKNDRSVRYSLGRSTSPMAVAAYTYDKLPAAEKKALPNEGHLVAALEWAKPITEEE